The following are encoded together in the Streptomyces sp. NBC_01465 genome:
- a CDS encoding SseB family protein, translated as MDGIRGPEHRLDAAEAVSQEQVETVRREFMALLGEFRRTAVLVPLDDQDGLWSAEFGGLRWICAFSHEEALGRFAQARGETEREWPYLKVLGARLLDEAVGAVGVPCGVALDPGSEDGALFPPVVGIVPDAAAVDLDVDLGGAA; from the coding sequence ATGGATGGCATACGGGGGCCTGAACATCGGCTGGATGCAGCCGAAGCGGTTTCGCAGGAGCAAGTTGAAACCGTGCGCCGGGAGTTCATGGCGCTGCTGGGAGAGTTCCGGCGAACCGCGGTGCTGGTGCCGCTGGATGACCAGGACGGGTTGTGGTCTGCGGAGTTCGGCGGGTTGCGGTGGATCTGTGCGTTCTCGCACGAAGAGGCGCTGGGACGGTTCGCGCAGGCGCGCGGCGAGACGGAGCGGGAGTGGCCGTACCTGAAGGTGCTGGGTGCGCGGTTGCTCGATGAGGCGGTCGGCGCGGTGGGTGTTCCGTGCGGGGTGGCCCTGGATCCGGGGTCCGAGGACGGTGCGCTGTTCCCGCCGGTGGTGGGCATCGTGCCCGATGCTGCAGCCGTGGACCTGGATGTTGATCTCGGGGGAGCGGCATGA